One window of Trichoderma breve strain T069 chromosome 3, whole genome shotgun sequence genomic DNA carries:
- a CDS encoding TUG ubiquitin-like domain-containing protein — MASHVVVIATDLRRTTVKVNPGTYLSDVLQEACKKLSLDSDKFLLKHKQKQVDLSVPFRTSGLIAGAKLELVLKSKTPSAVQIALQIPQPEAKEIPGGRLIKKFPSDLSIWQVLRQFESGEASAGKNINITARGVAQTVDTNNSGAGQLYYETPVLNIMGRELGSFADFQKTLSQLGHNSGNVLIRLTFRRTEQTLYEAMEQIGVFFKEEAKKKEEEKETPSAESTLPEVNNSDPQSRLQPVNVFLAPTNSTPAAALLPAEDSDFTPTVAHAQLHQQRLLESSRNKRLLSDREIEEKEAAEQAKIDAVKSVLIKVRFPDNTSSDWEIGPSDTGAFLYQAVRHVMASNEHSFHLVIPGSKTVIKDDDTPKHNLIRAYKLSGRVLVSLVWNDGVPADVRKRPFLKSNFAQQGQEIKVPEIPTAEDDKDGPSVAPKVQQAPTNREGGEGSGKKMPKWFKLGKK; from the exons ATGGCGTCGCACGTCGTTGTCATCGCCACGGATCTGAGGCGCACAACCGTCAAAGTCAACCCCGGCACATACCTATCAGATGTTCTCCAGGAAGCTTGCAAGAAGCTCAGCCTAGACAGCGACAAGTTCCTGCTAAA ACACAAGCAGAAACAAGTCGACCTTTCTGTGCCCTTCCGCACCTCTGGCCTCATCGCCGGCGCCAAACTGGAGCTCGTACTAAAGTCAAAGACTCCCTCCGCTGTGCAAATCGCCCTACAAATCCCCCAACccgaagccaaagaaatcCCCGGCGGCCGATTAATCAAAAAGTTCCCCTCCGACTTGTCAATATGGCAGGTGCTGCGACAATTTGAGAGCGGCGAGGCGAGCGCGGGCAagaacatcaacatcaccgcCAGGGGCGTGGCCCAGACGGTCGACACCAACAACTCTGGCGCCGGCCAGCTGTACTACGAAACACCGGTCTTGAACATCATGGGGAGGGAGCTTGGGTCGTTTGCCGACTTTCAGAAGACGCTGTCGCAGCTGGGCCACAACTCTGGCAATGTCCTGATACGGCTGACGTTTAGGAGGACTGAACAGACGCTGTACGaggccatggagcagattgGTGTCTTTttcaaggaggaggcgaagaagaaggaagaggaaaaggaga CTCCTTCAGCAGAGTCC ACATTGCCCGAAGTTAATAATTCGGACCCCCAGTCACGCCTCCAACCAGTTAATGTATTCCTCGCCCCCACGAATTCgactcctgctgctgctcttctcccagCCGAAGACAGTGATTTCACACCGACCGTCGCTCACGCCCAGCTGCATCAACAGCGCCTGCTAGAAAGCTCTCGCAATAAGCGGCTCCTATCCGACAGAGAAAtcgaggaaaaggaggccgCTGAGCAAGCCAAGattgatgccgtcaagtcTGTGCTCATCAAGGTGCGGTTCCCAGACAATACCAGCAGCGACTGGGAGATTGGTCCGTCAGACACAGGTGCCTTCTTGTATCAAGCCGTGCGACACGTCATGGCCAGCAATGAGCATTCCTTCCATCTCGTCATTCCTGGTAGTAAGACGGTGATTAAGGACGACGATACCCCCAAGCACAATCTAATACGGGCGTATAAGCTCTCGGGCAGGGTGCTCGTTAGTCTAGTGTGGAATGATGGTGTGCCAGCTGACGTTCGAAAACGGCCCTTTCTCAAGTCCAACTTTGCTCAGCAGGGCCAGGAAATCAAGGTGCCTGAGATTCCGACGGCTGAGGATGATAAAGACGGACCATCGGTGGCACCCAAGGTTCAACAGGCGCCGACGAATagagaagggggggagggttctgggaagaagatgccaaagtGGTTTAAGCTTGGAAAGAAATGA
- a CDS encoding proteasome subunit domain-containing protein, which produces MSSPFSINGGACVAMVGKDCVAIACDLRLGLQALTISNNFPKIFQYGDVFLGLTGLATDVSTVSDLFRYKVNMYRLREERAIAPRTFANLVSSSLYERRFGPYFVSPVVAGLDPKTGKPFICGFDSIGCIDFAKDFIVSGTASEQLFGMCEGLWEPDLEPDALFETISQALLNAVDRDALSGWGAHVYIIEKDKVTKRLLKGRQD; this is translated from the exons ATG TCTTCTCCCTTTTCGATCA ACGGCGGCGCCTGTGTCGCCATGGTCGGCAAGGACTGCGTCGCCATCGCCTGCGACCTCCGCCTGGGCCTCCAAGCCctcaccatctccaacaacTTCCCCAAAATCTTCCAGTACGGCGACGTCTTCCTCGGCCTGACGGGCCTGGCCACCGACGTCAGCACCGTCAGCGACCTCTTCCGCTACAAGGTCAACATGTACCGCCTGCGCGAGGAGCGCGCCATCGCCCCGCGCACCTTTGCCAACctcgtctcctcctccctctaCGAGCGCCGCTTCGGGCCCTACTTTGTCTCCCCCGTTGTTGCTGGCTTGGATCCCAAGACGGGGAAGCCGTTTATTTGCGGGTTTGACAGTATTGGCTGCATTGACTTTGCAAAGGACTTTATCGTGTCTGGCACGGCGTCGGAGCAGCTGTTTGGCATGTGCGAAGGCTTGTGGGAGCCTGATTTG GAGCCCGATGCGTTGTTCGAGACCATCTCACAAGCCCTCCTAAACGCCGTCGACCGTGACGCCCTATCCGGCTGGGGAGCCCACGTGTACATCATCGAGAAGGACAAGGTCACCAAGAGGTTACTAAAGGGTAGACAGGACTAA